In Bacteriovorax stolpii, a single genomic region encodes these proteins:
- a CDS encoding SelL-related redox protein: MKKFFTVDVNQKILRTSAIYGLFWGLVVALFPQGFLRLFGVELISGVEFWQLLGMGAAVMGVGYFIASFDSDRYWPIVMVGLLSSFLGTFVFAKALITHTLPVPFSLFMLLSHAIWLLPFYYILLCAYDSEIAEDSEPKKFSELIKYVRTSQNISLLELSRNHNVLLVFVRHFGCTFCRETVAEMSKIESAINQRHLTPVFVHMSDLDFGNEFFARYYQHPVHHVSDPGRALYKSLNLKRGSLYQLFGPMTWIRYIYAGILKGHGVGRLEGDGMQLGGVFVLSQGQILFEEKAKSATHMFHLDTLPKF, encoded by the coding sequence ATGAAAAAATTCTTTACTGTTGATGTTAATCAAAAAATTCTAAGAACAAGTGCCATTTATGGCCTGTTCTGGGGTCTAGTTGTAGCGCTGTTCCCTCAAGGATTTTTGCGTCTTTTTGGAGTTGAGCTGATTTCAGGCGTTGAATTCTGGCAACTCTTGGGAATGGGGGCCGCAGTCATGGGGGTAGGTTATTTTATCGCCAGCTTTGATTCGGATAGATATTGGCCGATAGTTATGGTCGGACTACTTTCATCGTTTTTAGGGACTTTTGTTTTTGCTAAGGCCTTAATCACCCATACTCTTCCTGTTCCATTTTCTTTATTTATGTTGCTCAGTCATGCAATTTGGCTGCTTCCTTTTTACTATATTTTACTTTGTGCTTATGACAGCGAGATTGCAGAAGATAGTGAGCCTAAGAAGTTCAGTGAGCTGATTAAGTATGTTCGCACTTCCCAAAACATTTCTCTCTTAGAATTGTCGCGCAATCACAATGTCCTTTTGGTTTTTGTACGCCATTTTGGGTGTACATTTTGCCGTGAAACTGTGGCGGAGATGTCTAAAATCGAATCGGCGATTAATCAACGCCATTTGACTCCAGTTTTTGTTCACATGAGTGATCTGGACTTTGGCAATGAGTTCTTTGCTCGTTATTATCAGCACCCTGTTCATCACGTTTCTGACCCTGGTCGTGCCTTATATAAAAGTTTAAATTTAAAGCGCGGAAGCCTTTATCAGCTTTTTGGACCTATGACTTGGATCCGCTATATTTATGCCGGAATTTTAAAAGGGCATGGTGTTGGACGCCTTGAGGGTGACGGCATGCAATTGGGCGGGGTTTTTGTCTTGTCTCAAGGTCAAATTCTCTTTGAAGAAAAGGCCAAATCTGCCACTCATATGTTCCATTTAGACACTCTTCCAAAATTTTAG
- the asnB gene encoding asparagine synthase B: MCGFIVIEGEFDSSQSSSVLGPFKNLYNKLTHRGPDDHKVVAFKKGVIGFHRLAIMDLSPLGAQPFSTSSGNMLVCNGEIYNYPELKTKCTNYQFISHSDCEVLLPLYEMWGIEKMVQSLDAEYALVIWDEKKGKLLAARDPMGIRPLFYGKTKEGKIAFASEVKALVDVCSEITPFPPGHYYDGEKLISYLDLSKAESYHTLSTPDVLKGINSRLREGVKKRLQSDAEIGFLLSGGLDSSLVCAIAQEMSSKPIRTFSIGMTDDAIDSKYAKDVADYIGANHTNVTMTVADVLGALRDVVYHLETWDITTVRASIGMYLVCKHIGEKTNIKVLLSGEVSDELFGYKYTDFAPTPEEFQKEAAKRIHELYIYDVLRADRCISAHSLEARVPFSDKEFVQFVMGIDPKLKMNTTGMGKFLLREAFKAGDGEKKLLPDHILWRDKAAFSDAVGHSMVDELKAYAEKQYTDEDVKNAYKKYPYKTPFTKESLLYREIFEEFYPGRAHLIKDYWMPNQTWDNCKVTDPSARVLPNYGASGK, encoded by the coding sequence ATGTGCGGTTTTATCGTAATCGAAGGAGAGTTCGATTCTTCTCAGTCTTCTAGCGTCTTAGGCCCTTTTAAAAATCTTTATAATAAACTCACTCACCGCGGTCCTGATGACCACAAAGTTGTGGCCTTTAAAAAAGGTGTTATCGGTTTTCACCGCCTGGCCATCATGGATCTTTCGCCTCTTGGGGCCCAGCCTTTTTCGACTTCGTCGGGAAATATGCTGGTGTGTAACGGCGAAATTTATAATTATCCTGAGCTTAAAACAAAATGCACTAATTACCAGTTTATTTCTCATTCGGACTGCGAAGTCCTGCTTCCTCTTTATGAAATGTGGGGAATAGAAAAAATGGTGCAGTCCCTGGACGCCGAATACGCTTTAGTTATTTGGGATGAGAAAAAAGGGAAGCTTCTTGCTGCTCGTGATCCTATGGGGATCAGGCCGCTTTTTTACGGGAAAACCAAAGAAGGAAAAATCGCTTTTGCTTCTGAAGTAAAGGCCCTGGTTGATGTGTGTTCTGAAATTACACCTTTTCCTCCTGGCCATTACTATGACGGTGAAAAATTAATTTCCTACCTGGATCTTTCAAAGGCCGAAAGTTATCACACTCTTTCAACTCCAGATGTTTTAAAAGGCATCAACTCGCGCCTGCGTGAGGGTGTTAAAAAGAGGCTACAGTCAGATGCAGAAATCGGATTTCTTTTAAGTGGAGGTCTGGATTCAAGCCTGGTGTGTGCAATTGCTCAGGAGATGAGTTCAAAACCGATCCGCACCTTTTCTATCGGAATGACCGACGATGCGATCGATTCAAAATACGCTAAAGACGTGGCCGACTATATTGGCGCTAACCACACCAATGTCACGATGACTGTGGCCGATGTTCTTGGAGCTCTAAGAGATGTCGTTTACCATCTCGAGACCTGGGACATTACAACAGTCAGGGCCTCAATTGGAATGTATTTGGTGTGTAAACACATTGGAGAAAAGACCAACATCAAAGTTCTCTTAAGTGGGGAAGTGAGTGATGAGCTTTTCGGTTACAAGTACACCGATTTTGCTCCAACTCCGGAAGAATTCCAAAAGGAAGCCGCTAAAAGAATCCACGAGCTTTACATCTACGATGTTCTTCGCGCTGACCGCTGTATCTCTGCTCATTCACTTGAGGCCCGCGTGCCTTTTTCAGATAAAGAATTCGTTCAATTTGTTATGGGGATTGACCCAAAATTAAAAATGAACACGACGGGAATGGGAAAGTTTCTTTTGAGAGAGGCCTTCAAAGCGGGTGATGGAGAAAAGAAACTTCTTCCAGATCATATTCTTTGGCGAGATAAAGCTGCCTTTTCAGATGCCGTCGGCCACAGTATGGTGGACGAACTTAAGGCCTATGCCGAAAAACAATACACTGACGAAGACGTGAAGAACGCTTACAAAAAATATCCGTACAAAACTCCATTTACTAAAGAATCGCTCTTATACCGCGAGATTTTTGAAGAGTTCTATCCAGGTCGCGCTCACCTGATCAAGGACTACTGGATGCCAAATCAGACCTGGGATAATTGTAAAGTGACGGACCCAAGTGCCCGCGTTCTTCCAAATTATGGGGCCAGCGGGAAATGA
- a CDS encoding RluA family pseudouridine synthase — translation MSFYDIVLENEHFVIVDKKAMVLSVPGRMGEDDGRPVLGKILESDLKITIYPVHRLDFEVQGLIMYAKTPAAHKAGNAWFEKKEVHKTYAALTKPLPDARETFKVGESYNWKCKLLRGKKRAYEAPHGKESLTTAFLASVENGVFHWEMNPITGRSHQLRYELFRHGHPIIGDVLYSSSEEFSEKGIALRAFKIDFSKAPRASEFLLPEILEIKKF, via the coding sequence ATGAGTTTCTACGACATCGTTTTAGAGAATGAACACTTTGTTATTGTCGACAAAAAGGCCATGGTTTTAAGTGTCCCCGGCCGTATGGGCGAAGACGACGGCCGTCCGGTCCTGGGAAAAATCCTGGAGAGCGATTTAAAGATCACCATTTATCCGGTTCACCGCCTAGACTTTGAAGTTCAGGGGCTCATTATGTACGCCAAAACTCCCGCTGCCCATAAAGCTGGAAACGCCTGGTTTGAAAAAAAAGAAGTTCATAAGACTTATGCGGCCCTGACAAAGCCACTTCCTGATGCCCGCGAGACTTTTAAAGTTGGCGAAAGCTACAATTGGAAGTGCAAACTTCTGCGCGGGAAAAAGCGCGCCTATGAAGCTCCTCATGGAAAGGAGAGTCTGACGACGGCCTTTCTGGCCAGTGTTGAAAATGGGGTTTTCCATTGGGAAATGAACCCAATCACCGGGCGCTCTCATCAACTCCGCTACGAACTTTTCCGCCATGGACACCCGATCATCGGCGACGTCCTATACTCGTCTAGTGAAGAATTTTCTGAAAAAGGAATTGCTCTTCGTGCATTCAAAATTGATTTTTCCAAAGCTCCTCGCGCGAGTGAATTTTTGCTCCCAGAAATTTTAGAGATTAAAAAATTTTAG
- a CDS encoding SufE family protein has protein sequence MINERIAGLIADFKRFSDWEERYKHLIEIGKKMSPMDESNRIPANLVKGCQSQVWLHADLVDGKIFFQADSDASIVKGIVALLVSVYSGSTPDEILMTKPTFLEDIGLREHLSMSRANGLNSMMKQISFFAMAYKAKMQMQK, from the coding sequence ATGATTAACGAGAGAATTGCAGGGTTGATTGCCGATTTTAAACGCTTTAGCGATTGGGAAGAGCGCTATAAACATCTTATTGAGATTGGAAAAAAGATGTCTCCTATGGATGAAAGTAACAGAATCCCCGCAAATCTAGTGAAGGGTTGTCAGTCACAAGTGTGGCTACACGCCGATCTCGTGGATGGAAAGATCTTTTTCCAGGCCGACAGTGATGCTTCTATCGTTAAAGGGATCGTTGCTCTTTTAGTCAGTGTTTACTCTGGCTCAACTCCAGATGAAATCCTGATGACGAAACCAACGTTCTTAGAAGATATTGGACTTCGCGAGCATCTATCGATGTCGAGGGCCAATGGATTAAACTCAATGATGAAACAGATTTCTTTTTTTGCTATGGCCTACAAAGCTAAAATGCAAATGCAAAAATAA
- the hemB gene encoding porphobilinogen synthase — protein MLNISRPRRNRKTDAIRRLVRETHLGPADLIAPLFVKEGSNLREEIKTMPGVHRLSVDELIKECRELYSLGIPCVSLFPAIEDKLKDAKASEAYNPNGIYQRAIKEVKNALPDLMIMTDVALDPYSSDGHDGLVDPKTGEILNDQTLEVLAKMAIVQANSGADIVGPSDMMDGRIGYIRDALDEENHINVTIMSYAAKYASAFYGPFRDALGSAPKKGDKKTYQMDYANVREALREAYLDESEGADILMVKPGLPYLDVIKTLRDNTTLPIAAYNVSGEYAMIKAAAAQGMMDEEKAIIEMLWSFKRAGSDMILTYFAKDAARLLNK, from the coding sequence ATGTTAAATATCAGCCGTCCAAGAAGAAACAGAAAAACCGATGCCATCAGAAGACTGGTGCGTGAAACTCACTTAGGCCCTGCGGATTTAATCGCACCGCTTTTTGTGAAAGAAGGATCAAACCTTCGCGAAGAAATTAAAACGATGCCGGGAGTTCACCGCTTGTCAGTGGATGAGCTGATTAAAGAATGCCGCGAACTTTACTCACTAGGTATTCCTTGTGTGTCTTTATTTCCAGCGATCGAAGATAAATTAAAAGATGCAAAGGCAAGCGAGGCCTACAATCCAAACGGTATTTATCAGCGCGCGATTAAGGAAGTTAAAAACGCTCTTCCTGATTTAATGATTATGACTGACGTTGCTCTTGATCCTTATTCAAGCGATGGGCACGATGGTTTAGTAGACCCAAAAACAGGTGAGATCCTAAATGACCAGACGCTTGAAGTGCTGGCGAAAATGGCCATCGTTCAGGCAAACTCTGGAGCTGACATTGTTGGCCCTTCAGACATGATGGATGGACGCATTGGTTATATTAGAGACGCTTTAGATGAAGAAAATCACATCAACGTCACGATCATGTCGTATGCTGCTAAATACGCTTCAGCTTTTTATGGGCCATTTAGAGATGCCCTGGGATCAGCTCCGAAAAAAGGTGATAAAAAAACTTATCAAATGGACTACGCTAACGTCAGAGAAGCGCTTCGTGAAGCCTATCTGGACGAATCAGAAGGCGCAGACATCCTGATGGTAAAACCGGGACTGCCCTATTTAGACGTGATTAAAACGCTAAGAGATAACACGACTCTGCCGATTGCTGCTTACAATGTAAGTGGAGAGTATGCGATGATTAAGGCCGCGGCCGCTCAGGGCATGATGGATGAAGAAAAGGCCATCATTGAAATGCTTTGGTCGTTTAAGAGAGCGGGAAGTGACATGATCCTGACTTACTTTGCTAAAGATGCAGCTAGATTATTGAACAAATAA
- a CDS encoding trypsin-like serine peptidase gives MKRSFLRSLGITSLVLTISSPLFAFDEASLPGTDLIYGNDDRVEIDQYSETSYIEKAQSIALRVPKRRLTEDRNNPERILFPNIPLKSSMPQICADERFSEQVSLGNCSGFLVGPKTLVTAGHCMLNEKECADNKWVFGFKDNTTELKSSQVYSCKKINTQRYVYNEKEVSDYAVIELDRNVEGYVPLKTRKFGRVLLNTPLVVIGHPMGLPMKATDGAVVSRMNDIERETKIRSFFLRSHYFTANLDSYGGNSGSPVFNKRNGKVEGILVQGAEDFVYNPQKECLESRHLTNSHLNTYEKVMRINKVPGL, from the coding sequence ATGAAGAGATCTTTCTTAAGATCACTGGGGATAACATCTCTAGTACTGACAATTTCATCACCACTATTTGCTTTTGACGAAGCTTCACTTCCAGGAACTGACCTGATCTACGGCAATGACGACCGCGTAGAAATCGATCAGTACTCAGAGACTTCATACATCGAAAAAGCTCAATCAATCGCTCTTCGTGTTCCAAAGAGAAGATTAACTGAAGATAGAAACAATCCAGAAAGGATTCTCTTCCCAAATATTCCATTAAAAAGTTCTATGCCGCAAATTTGTGCAGATGAGCGCTTCTCTGAACAAGTTTCACTTGGAAACTGCTCGGGATTTTTAGTCGGCCCAAAAACACTAGTGACGGCCGGCCACTGTATGCTTAACGAGAAAGAATGTGCTGATAATAAGTGGGTCTTTGGATTTAAAGACAACACAACAGAGTTAAAATCATCTCAAGTTTACTCTTGTAAAAAAATCAACACACAAAGATACGTTTACAATGAAAAAGAAGTGAGCGACTACGCGGTGATTGAACTAGACCGCAATGTTGAAGGTTACGTTCCACTTAAGACGAGAAAATTCGGGCGTGTTTTATTAAACACTCCACTTGTCGTTATCGGTCACCCGATGGGTCTTCCGATGAAAGCAACTGATGGTGCAGTGGTAAGCCGCATGAATGATATTGAAAGAGAAACAAAAATCAGGTCATTTTTCCTTCGTTCACATTACTTCACAGCAAACCTTGATTCATATGGTGGAAACTCTGGATCACCGGTTTTCAATAAGAGAAATGGAAAAGTTGAAGGGATCTTAGTCCAAGGGGCGGAAGACTTCGTTTATAATCCGCAAAAAGAATGTTTAGAGTCGAGACACTTAACCAACTCTCACCTAAACACTTACGAAAAAGTCATGAGAATTAACAAGGTACCAGGTCTATAA
- a CDS encoding 1,4-dihydroxy-2-naphthoate polyprenyltransferase, with product MKNWMLAIRPKTLFASLAPVVLGLAVAYVEIRSINVLIAVLTALCALTLQIASNLANDYLDALRGVDNDTRLGPTRVTSSGLISLTKMKNALILTLGIAFLLGIYLMYVGGPVIMVIGLLSLYFAYGYTGGPFPLSYNGLGEVAAFIFFGVIAVSGTTYLQTHEISKLALISGMGPGFISACILAVNNLRDIISDRDTNKRTLAVRFGEKFQRALCMSTILLSTLVCLYLMVAYHFKWIFPVLFLPLFFHKTWLQILYHPIDSKLNMALARTAQYNLLYCLLAALGMVVSFNL from the coding sequence ATGAAAAACTGGATGCTGGCGATTCGCCCGAAAACTCTCTTTGCTTCTCTTGCCCCGGTTGTGCTGGGTCTTGCTGTTGCCTATGTTGAAATTAGGTCTATCAATGTGCTCATTGCCGTTTTGACAGCGCTATGTGCGCTGACTCTACAGATTGCTTCCAATCTTGCTAACGATTATCTGGACGCTTTAAGAGGCGTAGATAACGACACTCGCCTGGGGCCAACTCGTGTAACGAGCTCTGGACTTATCAGCTTAACGAAAATGAAGAACGCTCTGATTTTAACATTGGGTATTGCTTTTCTTCTGGGAATCTACCTGATGTATGTCGGAGGCCCGGTGATTATGGTCATTGGCCTTCTTTCTCTTTATTTTGCTTACGGGTATACCGGTGGACCATTCCCACTTTCTTATAATGGCCTTGGTGAAGTGGCGGCCTTTATTTTCTTTGGAGTGATTGCTGTCAGTGGAACCACTTATTTGCAGACTCATGAGATCTCAAAACTTGCTCTCATCTCAGGGATGGGCCCGGGGTTTATCTCTGCCTGCATCTTGGCGGTAAACAACCTGCGCGACATCATCTCTGACCGCGATACAAATAAGCGCACTCTCGCTGTTCGTTTTGGCGAAAAATTTCAGCGCGCTCTTTGTATGAGCACCATCTTGCTCTCAACATTGGTTTGCCTCTACCTCATGGTGGCCTACCATTTTAAATGGATTTTTCCGGTCTTATTTTTGCCGCTATTCTTCCACAAAACGTGGCTGCAGATTCTTTATCACCCGATTGATTCAAAACTAAATATGGCCTTGGCAAGAACGGCACAATACAACCTGCTTTATTGCCTCCTGGCCGCGCTTGGAATGGTTGTAAGCTTTAACCTATGA
- the menD gene encoding 2-succinyl-5-enolpyruvyl-6-hydroxy-3-cyclohexene-1-carboxylic-acid synthase, with protein MEKLLSQNINRVWASLIIDEFLKNNITQFYLSPGMRNAPLIAAMTHLQGFNKDLSIVLCMDERAAAFRALGYSKATGKPSVLVCTSGTAMANYMPAVVEAKKSNLPLIVLSADRPIELTFCDDNQTIDQTKFYGDYVQGEMNFGAPSAEISPLAMTSSLSNLINKSLYPQKGPVHFNCAFRDPLEDTQTNIPAEYIKLANIQINREGPSTRYVNLETVPDKNAIAEISGILKKSKTGLLVIGSLAPHESTETVREFVKTLNWPTYFDVSSSLKYAFNLTDDALPTFDHPEVQSELVKNPPETVFHIGGRLTSKHYYSFLKQVPQINLVTLNLNLEKEDPSHHTKIRINAHINSTLTSIMSFFEGSSLPKKELNLNFESLSKNKIKLIEEGPLAYPSISKTIIDHMPDNSTLYIGNSTVVRTFDAYFSYENRKNIKVATNRGVSGIEGFMASAAGFIDGTQKEVYLVVGDVAFIHDLNSLYFLKDLKTPMKIILVNNDGGGIFTLLPIHREKSVLDYITSPHGQNFKKTAESFGIDYVGVSNREDFLAAFKDMQKKTTHTMMEIFIDHNTNKSVYDQLRTIKL; from the coding sequence ATGGAAAAACTACTTTCACAAAACATCAACCGCGTCTGGGCAAGCTTAATCATTGATGAGTTTTTAAAAAACAACATCACCCAGTTCTACCTTTCACCAGGAATGAGAAACGCACCTCTCATTGCGGCGATGACTCACCTTCAAGGTTTCAACAAAGACCTCTCTATCGTCCTTTGTATGGATGAAAGAGCGGCGGCCTTTCGTGCTCTGGGATACTCTAAAGCAACGGGAAAACCTTCTGTCCTGGTTTGTACCTCGGGAACGGCCATGGCCAACTACATGCCGGCCGTTGTTGAAGCAAAAAAATCAAACTTGCCACTGATCGTTTTATCGGCCGACCGCCCGATTGAGCTGACCTTCTGTGATGATAACCAGACAATTGACCAGACAAAATTCTACGGTGATTACGTCCAGGGTGAAATGAACTTCGGAGCACCTTCTGCGGAAATCAGTCCGCTGGCCATGACTTCAAGTCTATCAAACCTGATTAATAAATCTCTTTACCCACAAAAAGGTCCAGTGCATTTTAACTGCGCTTTTAGGGACCCGCTTGAAGATACACAGACAAATATTCCTGCGGAATACATTAAACTTGCCAACATTCAAATCAACCGCGAAGGCCCATCAACTCGCTATGTGAACTTAGAAACGGTTCCGGATAAAAATGCCATTGCAGAAATCTCGGGCATCCTGAAAAAATCCAAAACAGGATTGCTGGTTATCGGAAGTCTTGCTCCTCACGAGTCGACAGAAACAGTCAGAGAGTTTGTCAAAACGCTTAACTGGCCGACCTACTTTGATGTTTCAAGCTCACTGAAGTACGCTTTTAATTTAACAGACGATGCCCTTCCAACATTTGATCACCCGGAAGTGCAAAGTGAACTCGTTAAAAACCCACCTGAGACGGTATTTCATATCGGTGGACGCCTGACTTCAAAACATTACTACTCGTTCCTAAAACAAGTTCCTCAAATCAACCTGGTGACTCTGAACTTGAACCTGGAAAAAGAAGACCCTTCTCATCATACAAAAATCAGAATCAATGCTCATATTAATTCGACACTCACTTCAATCATGAGTTTCTTTGAGGGCAGCAGTCTTCCAAAGAAAGAATTGAACCTAAACTTTGAATCTCTCTCAAAAAATAAAATTAAACTGATCGAAGAAGGGCCACTGGCCTACCCGAGCATCTCAAAAACGATCATCGATCATATGCCGGACAACTCGACTCTCTACATCGGCAACTCGACCGTGGTGCGCACTTTTGATGCTTATTTTTCATATGAAAATAGAAAGAATATCAAAGTCGCCACCAACCGCGGAGTCAGTGGGATTGAAGGCTTTATGGCCTCTGCTGCTGGATTCATTGATGGAACTCAAAAAGAAGTTTACCTGGTGGTGGGCGATGTCGCTTTCATTCACGATTTAAACTCGCTTTATTTCCTAAAAGACTTAAAGACCCCAATGAAGATCATCCTGGTCAATAACGATGGTGGAGGAATCTTCACTCTGCTTCCTATTCACCGTGAAAAATCAGTCCTGGATTACATTACAAGCCCACACGGGCAGAATTTCAAAAAGACCGCTGAAAGCTTTGGCATCGACTACGTCGGTGTTTCCAACCGCGAAGACTTCCTGGCGGCCTTTAAAGACATGCAAAAGAAAACGACACACACGATGATGGAAATCTTCATCGATCACAACACTAACAAATCGGTCTATGACCAATTGAGAACTATCAAACTATGA